The following proteins are co-located in the Hypanus sabinus isolate sHypSab1 unplaced genomic scaffold, sHypSab1.hap1 scaffold_176, whole genome shotgun sequence genome:
- the LOC132387356 gene encoding zinc finger protein 235-like, with amino-acid sequence MAHQRVHTGEKPFTCSECGKGFTQSSTLLVHQRVHTGEKPFTCSVCGKGFTQLATLQRHQRVRPAEKPFTCSECGKRFTQSSHLQSHQRVHTGEKPFTCSVCEKGFTLSSTLQRHQRVHTGEKLFTCSVCEKGFTQLATLQSHQRVHTGEKPFTCSECGKRFNQSSNLLVHQRVHTGEKPFTCSECGKGFTQSSALLVHQRVHTGEKPFTCSVCEKGFTQLATLLKHQRVHTGEKPFTCSVCGKGFSDSSTLLIHQRVHTGERPFSCSECGKGFTQSSHLRSHQRVHSEAKPFTCSICGKGFTQSSTLLVHQQVHTGEKPFTCSV; translated from the coding sequence atggctcaccagcgagttcacactggggagaagccattcacctgctcagagtgcgggaaaggatttacacagtcatctaccctactggtacatcagcgagttcacactggagagaagccgttcacctgctcagtctgtgggaaaggattcactcagttagctaccctacagagacaccagcgagttcgcccggcggagaagccattcacctgttcagaatgtgggaagagatttactcagtcatcccacctacagagtcatcagcgagttcacactggggagaagccgttcacctgctcagtctgtgagaagggattcactctgtcatctaccctacagagacaccagcgagttcacactggggagaagctgttcacctgctcagtctgtgagaagggattcactcagttagctaccctacagagtcaccagcgagttcacactggggagaagccgttcacctgttcagaatgtgggaagagatttaatcagtcatctaacctactggtacaccagcgagttcacactggggagaagccgttcacctgctcagagtgtgggaaaggatttacacagtcatctgccctactggtacatcagcgagttcacactggggagaagccgttcacctgttcagtctgtgagaagggattcactcagttagctaccctactgaaacaccagcgagttcacactggggagaagccgttcacctgctcagtctgtgggaagggattctctgactcttccacccttctgattcatcagcgagttcacactggggagaggccgttcagctgctccgaatgtgggaagggattcactcagtcatcccacctacggagtcaccagcgagttcactccgaggcgaagccattcacctgctcaatttgtggaaagggattcactcagtcatctaccctgctggtacatcagcaagttcacactggggagaagccgttcacctgctcagtctga